Below is a genomic region from Ketogulonicigenium vulgare WSH-001.
AGCCGCTGGCGTCTTTGGTGTTCAGCATACCGCAGATCAGATGGATCGGCTTGTCGCGCATCGCGGTCAGCGTCTGGGCAATCACAAGGCCAGCCGCAGGGTTGTGCCCGCCGTCCAGCCACAGATCACATGGCGCCACCAGTTCGGCCAAGGGGCCAGCGGTCAGATGCTGCATCCGGGCAGGCCATTCGGCGCGGGTGACGGCCGCCTCGCAAGCGGCGTCATCGGCGCCCAGCAGGCGCAGGGCCGCAATCGCGGTGCCTGCATTCATGATCTGATGCGGCCCGCGCAGGCGCGGCAGCGGCAGATCCAGCAGGCCGCGTTCGTCCTGATAGATCAGACGGCCATTTTCGGTGCCGACATGCCATTGCTGGCCATAAGCATGCAGCGGCGCGCCAAGGCGGGCGGCCTCGGCCTCGATCACGGCCATGGATTCGTCATGCTGGGGCGCAACGACGACTGGCACGCCGCGCTTGATGATCCCGGCCTTTTCACCCGCGATCTTGGTCAGCGTATCGCCAAGATAGCCTTGGTGATCCAGATCGACCGGCGTGATGATGGTCAGCGCGGGGCGCGCGACGACATTGGTCGCATCCAGCCGCCCCCCCATGCCGACTTCCAGCAGCGTGTAATCGGCGGGCACCTCGGAAAAGGCAAGGATCGCGGCGGCGGTTGTAATCTCGAAATAGGTAATCGGCGCGCCGCCATTTTGGGCGTAAACGCGATCAAGATAGCCTTCCAGCGCGGGCTCGGAAATCAGCGTGCCCGCCAGACGGATACGCTCGTGAAAGCGCGCCAGATGCGGCGAGGTATAGGCATGCACGCGCGATCCGCCCGATTCCAGACCGGCACGGATCATCGCTTGGGTCGAGCCCTTGCCATTGGTGCCCGCGATATGGATCACGGGCGGCAGGCTGTCTTGCGGGTTGCCAAGTTTGCCAAGGATGTCCCACATGCGGTCCAGCACAAGGTCGATGACCTTTGGGTGCAACTGCATCATCCGGCGCAAAATGCGGTCGGATCCGGCATCATCGGCGGCGCGGGGGGCGCCGGGAAGGCTCATTTTATTTCTTCTCCGGCGCTGGCTTGGCGGCTTTTGCAGGTTTTTCGGCGGGCTTGGCGGCGGCTTCGGCGGCGGGCGCCTCGGCGGGCGCAGGGGCGGGAACGGGGCCAACCACATGCTGGGGCAGGCCCATCAGCATACGGATGATCGTTGCCAGTTCTTCCTTCATCTTGCCACGCGGGGTGACGCGATCCAGCATACCGTGATCCAGCAGATATTCGGCGCGCTGGAACCCTTCGGGCAGCTTTTCGCGGATGGTCTGTTCGATCACGCGGGGACCTGCGAAACAGATCAGTGCGTTGGGCTCGGCAATCTGCACATCGCCCAGCATCGCATAGGATGCGGTAACGCCGCCCGTGGTCGGGTTGGTCAGCACGACGATATAGGGCAGACCCGCTTCTTTCACCATGTCGACGGCCACGGTCGAGCGCGGCATCTGCATCAGCGAGAGGATCCCCTCTTGCATCCGCGCGCCGCCCGCGGCGGTGAACACAACCAGCGGACGCTTGGTCTCGACCGCGCGCTGCGCGGCGGCGATCAGCGCGTTGCCAACATACATGCCCATAGAGCCGGCCATGAACTTGAATTCCTGACAGGCGACAATGGCGGGAGTTTCGAAAATCTCGCCCTCGGCGACCAGCATGGCGTCTTTCTCGCCCGAGGATTTCTGCGCGGCTTTCAGACGGTCGGTATATTTCTTTTGGTCGCGAAAATGCAGCGGGTCGACCAGCGGCTCGGGCACTTTCAACTCGGCGAACTGGCCGCCGTCGAACAGCGCCGTCAGGCGCGCGCGGGCCGTGATCGCCATGTGATGGCCGCAATGCGTGCAGACGTTGAGGTTTTCCTCAAGCTCGCGGTGGAACAGCATGGTGCCGCATTCGTCGCACTTGCTCCACAGGTTTTCCGGCACGTCGGTGCGCCGCGAAAACAGCGAGTTCAGCGTCGGGCGGACGTAATTCGTGATCCAGTTCATGGGTTCCTTGCCGTTCGGCCTCAATCTTTAACCCCTGAAATAAGGTGCATGGCCCAAAGATGCAATCATGGGGATAGACAAGTCGGCCGCTTTCGCGTGCTATCCGCGCATGGAATGGCTCGGCATCCCCTTTGATTGGCGCACACTGGCCACCTTTGCGGTGCTGGGCTTGCATTATGCACTGGTGATTGCCGTTATTTTCCGCGTGCTGGTGCGTGACCAGATGGAGCCCGTCGTCCGTCTGTCATGGGTCATGCTGATCGCGCTGATCCCGGTTCTGGGTGTTATCGTCTATCTGCTGTTTGGCGAGATTCGCCTGAACCGCGCCAAAGGGCGCAAGATGCAGAACGTGCGCAATCAGTTAACGGCGCTGTGGGAGGCGAATAATATCTCGCATGGCTCGGCGCATGAGGCCGCGACCAGTTTCGCCATGGGCACCGCCACCAGCGATTTTGTCCCCGTGACCGACAACCGCCTGACGATGTTGCCCCAAGGCGATGCGATGATGGATGATATGATCGCCGCCATTGATGGGGCGACCGATACGGTTCACATCCTGTTTTACATCTGGCTGCCCGATACGATCGGCACCCGCATGGTGCAGGCGGTCAGCAATGCTGCGCGCCGCGGCGTGACCTGCCGTGTTCTTGTCGATGCGCTGGGCTCGCGTCTGCTGATCGGGTCGAAACATTGGAAGGCGATGCGCGCGGCGGGCGTGCGGCTGCACCGCGCCTTTCCGTTTCGCAACCCCTTGGTCGAGGTTTTGTTCCAGCGCGTTGACCTGCGCAATCACCGCAAGGTGGTCGTGGTGGACAACCACATCAGCTGGATCGGCAGTCGCAATTGCGCCGACGAGGCCTTTGCAATCAAGCGCCGCTATGCCCCCTGGATCGACATTCTGATGCGGGTCGAGGGGCCGCTGGTCCGCCAGATGCAGGCGGTCTTTATCGCCGATTGGATGCTGTATGATGACGATGCGCCGGTTGATCTGCTGGTCGCACCGCAGCCGCATTTCCCGCCCGAGGATGACGGGCCGGTGGTCGCGACCGGCACCACGGGGCAGGTGATCGCCTCGGGTCCCTCGCAAAGTCAGATCGGCATTGCCGATACGCTGATCGCCATGTGCTATGCCGCGCGCAGGCGGTTGACCGCCACGACGCCCTATTATCTGCCCGACCCCGCGCTGCATCAGGCGCTGCTGGCGGCCGCGCGGCGGGGCGTCGATGTGACGCTGGTGCTGCCAAAACGCAACGATTCATGGATCATCGCCGCCGCCAGCCGCAGCCTGTATCCGACGCTGCTGGCCGCGGGCGTCAAGATTTTGGAATATGAGGGCGGGCTTTTGCACGCCAAGATTATGACGGTCGACGGCATGCTCTCGATCGTCGGATCGGCCAATCTGGACCGGCGCAGCTTTGATTTGAACTATGAATGCAACATCTTGATGGATTCGCCCGAGGTGGCGGACATGCTGGACGAAAGGCAGGCGATCTATCTGCAGAACTGCAAGCCTGTGACACTGGCCGATGTGGCCCGCTGGCCAACCTGGCGCAAGGTCTACCACAATCTTGTCGCGCTGGCTGGGCCGCTTTTGTAACTTGCGAAAACATTTTTGCCCGCAAAAGACATAAAGTTGTCTTGAACCCGCTCGCGCGCAGGGTTATTCCCCCCTTCAGCCATTGAACCTGGGAAGGACCCCATGCAGAACAGCCGCTTTGACAAGTCCCGCCTGCCCAGCCGCCACGTGACCGAAGGTCCCGAGCGCGCTCCGCATCGTAGCTATTTCTATGCAATGGGGATTTCCGAGGAAGAGATTCACCAGCCGTGGGTTGGTGTCGCGACCTGCTGGAACGAAGCGGCGCCGTGCAACATTGCCCTGAACCGTCAGGCGCAATCGGTGAAAATGGGTGTGAAAAAAGGTGGCGGCACGCCGCGCGAATTCACCACCATCACCGTGACCGACGGTATCGCCATGGGGCACGAGGGGATGCGCTCGTCGCTGGCGTCGCGCGATGCGATTGCCGATACGGTCGAATTGACGATGCGCGGCCACTGCTATGACGCCATCGTCGGCCTTGCCGGTTGTGATAAATCGCTGCCGGGGATGATGATGGCGATGGTGCGTCTGAACGTGCCGTCGGTGTTCATCTATGGCGGCTCGATCCTGCCGGGCAAATTGAACGGCCGCGATGTCGTAGTGCAGGACGTGTTCGAGGCTGTCGGCCAGCACGCCGCTGGCAAGATGACCTCGGCCGAGCTGGACATTCTGGAACGTATTGCTTGCCCCAGTGCCGGTGCCTGCGGTGGTCAATATACCGCGAACACCATGGCCTGCGTGTCCGAGGCCATCGGCCTTGCGCTGCTGAACAGCTCGGGCGCGCCTGCGCCTTACGAATCGCGCGACCAATATGGTGACTTCTCGGGTCAGGCCGTGATGCGTCTGATCGAAAAGAACATCCGCGCCCGTGATATCGTCACGCGCAAATCGCTGGAAAACGCGGCGCGCGTTGTGGCTTGTACCGGCGGCTCGACCAATGCGGGGCTGCACCTGCCGGCCATCGCGCATGAGGCGGGCATCGATTTTGACCTGTTCGACGTGTGCGATATCTTCCGCGACACGCCTTATTTCGTGAACCTGCGTCCGGGTGGCGATTACGTCGCCAAAGACCTGCACGAGGTTGGCGGCGTGCCGGTCGTGATGAAGGAGTTGGCGAAACAGGGCCTGCTGCATCTGGATTGCATCACCGCCTCGGGTCGCACTTTGGGCGAAGAGCTGGAGACCATCACCCATGAGGCCGATGGCCGCGTGATCTATCCGATTGAAACCCCGATCACGCCCACGGGCGGCGTCGTTGGCCTGCGCGGCAACCTCGCGCCCGATGGGGCTATCGTGAAGGTCGCGGGTATGAAGCCGGAAGAACAGATCTTTACCGGCCCCGCGCTGGTATTTGAATGCGAAGAAGACGCGTTCGAGGCTGTGACCCATCGCCAGTATAGCGTCGGCGACGTAATCGTCATTCGCAACGAGGGGCCCGCTGGCGGCCCCGGGATGCGCGAAATGC
It encodes:
- a CDS encoding bifunctional folylpolyglutamate synthase/dihydrofolate synthase, whose amino-acid sequence is MSLPGAPRAADDAGSDRILRRMMQLHPKVIDLVLDRMWDILGKLGNPQDSLPPVIHIAGTNGKGSTQAMIRAGLESGGSRVHAYTSPHLARFHERIRLAGTLISEPALEGYLDRVYAQNGGAPITYFEITTAAAILAFSEVPADYTLLEVGMGGRLDATNVVARPALTIITPVDLDHQGYLGDTLTKIAGEKAGIIKRGVPVVVAPQHDESMAVIEAEAARLGAPLHAYGQQWHVGTENGRLIYQDERGLLDLPLPRLRGPHQIMNAGTAIAALRLLGADDAACEAAVTRAEWPARMQHLTAGPLAELVAPCDLWLDGGHNPAAGLVIAQTLTAMRDKPIHLICGMLNTKDASGYLRPLAPLAKSFTAIAIPDEANTIPAPDLAAMAQGVGMQASAADDLQAALRTIAARFPGERVLICGSLYLAGHVLRENEG
- the accD gene encoding acetyl-CoA carboxylase, carboxyltransferase subunit beta; the encoded protein is MNWITNYVRPTLNSLFSRRTDVPENLWSKCDECGTMLFHRELEENLNVCTHCGHHMAITARARLTALFDGGQFAELKVPEPLVDPLHFRDQKKYTDRLKAAQKSSGEKDAMLVAEGEIFETPAIVACQEFKFMAGSMGMYVGNALIAAAQRAVETKRPLVVFTAAGGARMQEGILSLMQMPRSTVAVDMVKEAGLPYIVVLTNPTTGGVTASYAMLGDVQIAEPNALICFAGPRVIEQTIREKLPEGFQRAEYLLDHGMLDRVTPRGKMKEELATIIRMLMGLPQHVVGPVPAPAPAEAPAAEAAAKPAEKPAKAAKPAPEKK
- the cls gene encoding cardiolipin synthase; this translates as MGIDKSAAFACYPRMEWLGIPFDWRTLATFAVLGLHYALVIAVIFRVLVRDQMEPVVRLSWVMLIALIPVLGVIVYLLFGEIRLNRAKGRKMQNVRNQLTALWEANNISHGSAHEAATSFAMGTATSDFVPVTDNRLTMLPQGDAMMDDMIAAIDGATDTVHILFYIWLPDTIGTRMVQAVSNAARRGVTCRVLVDALGSRLLIGSKHWKAMRAAGVRLHRAFPFRNPLVEVLFQRVDLRNHRKVVVVDNHISWIGSRNCADEAFAIKRRYAPWIDILMRVEGPLVRQMQAVFIADWMLYDDDAPVDLLVAPQPHFPPEDDGPVVATGTTGQVIASGPSQSQIGIADTLIAMCYAARRRLTATTPYYLPDPALHQALLAAARRGVDVTLVLPKRNDSWIIAAASRSLYPTLLAAGVKILEYEGGLLHAKIMTVDGMLSIVGSANLDRRSFDLNYECNILMDSPEVADMLDERQAIYLQNCKPVTLADVARWPTWRKVYHNLVALAGPLL
- the ilvD gene encoding dihydroxy-acid dehydratase, encoding MQNSRFDKSRLPSRHVTEGPERAPHRSYFYAMGISEEEIHQPWVGVATCWNEAAPCNIALNRQAQSVKMGVKKGGGTPREFTTITVTDGIAMGHEGMRSSLASRDAIADTVELTMRGHCYDAIVGLAGCDKSLPGMMMAMVRLNVPSVFIYGGSILPGKLNGRDVVVQDVFEAVGQHAAGKMTSAELDILERIACPSAGACGGQYTANTMACVSEAIGLALLNSSGAPAPYESRDQYGDFSGQAVMRLIEKNIRARDIVTRKSLENAARVVACTGGSTNAGLHLPAIAHEAGIDFDLFDVCDIFRDTPYFVNLRPGGDYVAKDLHEVGGVPVVMKELAKQGLLHLDCITASGRTLGEELETITHEADGRVIYPIETPITPTGGVVGLRGNLAPDGAIVKVAGMKPEEQIFTGPALVFECEEDAFEAVTHRQYSVGDVIVIRNEGPAGGPGMREMLSTTAALSGQGMGKKVALITDGRFSGATRGFCVGHVGPEAAHGGPIAMLKTGDMITINAVTGEISVDLTDEELAARKADWAGPRQTEYESGALWKYARLVGTARLGAVTHPGAKAERHVYMDQ